One genomic window of Paramormyrops kingsleyae isolate MSU_618 chromosome 20, PKINGS_0.4, whole genome shotgun sequence includes the following:
- the LOC111848511 gene encoding uncharacterized protein isoform X1: protein MYLLLSRQRETGEARRHSHSHHPPAETNRTTRHSDMNLVRGAAREAKVDKLTDGFSKVKEGVVDAAEKTKAGVEEAGSKIKEGVLYVGTKTKEGVVSSVNSLTNWATEQAGIVGDTVAAGADDVSQKTMAEVENMVASTGLVNPSDFSQGGGAMEQGGEKGNVSQEEGAIEQRGDEGDFTQGEGAVEQGGDEGGEGAVEQGGDEGDISQGDAVAEPGSDE from the exons ATGTATCTGCTTCTCAGCAGGCAAAGGGAGACTGGAGAGGCAAG ACGACACAGCCACTCACATCATCCCCCAGCAGAAACCAACAGGACCACGAGACATTCAGACATGAACTTAGTCAGGGGTGCCGCCCGGGAGGCCAAGGTGGACAAGCTCACCGATGGATTCTCCAAGGTCAAGGAAGGCGTCGTGGATGCTGCAGAGAAGACCAAGGCGGGAGTGGAGGAGGCGGGCTCCAAGATCAAAGAGGGGGTCCTCTATGTAG GAACGAAGACAAAGGAAGGAGTGGTATCAAGTGTAAATTCAT TGACTAACTGGGCCACGGAGCAAGCTGGCATAGTGGGAGACACGGTGGCTGCAGGAGCCGATGACGTGTCCCAGAAAACAATGGCGGAAGTAGAGAACATGGTGGCATCGACTGGCCTGGTTAACCCG AGTGACTTTTCTCAAGGAGGGGGTGCCATGGAGCAGGGGGGTGAGAAG GGTAACGTTTCCCAAGAAGAGGGCGCCATAGAGCAGAGGGGTGACGAG GGTGACTTTACTCAAGGAGAGGGCGCTGTAGAGCAGGGGGGTGATGAG GGTGGAGAGGGCGCCGTAGAGCAGGGGGGTGATGAG GGTGACATTTCTCAAGGAGACGCCGTCGCAGAGCCGGGGAGCGATGAG TGA
- the LOC111848511 gene encoding uncharacterized protein isoform X2, with translation MRARLYGLVLSGVRLYKTLPLPGFARRHSHSHHPPAETNRTTRHSDMNLVRGAAREAKVDKLTDGFSKVKEGVVDAAEKTKAGVEEAGSKIKEGVLYVGTKTKEGVVSSVNSLTNWATEQAGIVGDTVAAGADDVSQKTMAEVENMVASTGLVNPSDFSQGGGAMEQGGEKGNVSQEEGAIEQRGDELWNSSFTVFLRSQVTVT, from the exons ATGAGAGCCCGGCTCTATGGGCTGGTCCTCAGCGGAGTACGATTGTATAAGACTCTCCCCCTGCCTGGATTTGCCAGACGACACAGCCACTCACATCATCCCCCAGCAGAAACCAACAGGACCACGAGACATTCAGACATGAACTTAGTCAGGGGTGCCGCCCGGGAGGCCAAGGTGGACAAGCTCACCGATGGATTCTCCAAGGTCAAGGAAGGCGTCGTGGATGCTGCAGAGAAGACCAAGGCGGGAGTGGAGGAGGCGGGCTCCAAGATCAAAGAGGGGGTCCTCTATGTAG GAACGAAGACAAAGGAAGGAGTGGTATCAAGTGTAAATTCAT TGACTAACTGGGCCACGGAGCAAGCTGGCATAGTGGGAGACACGGTGGCTGCAGGAGCCGATGACGTGTCCCAGAAAACAATGGCGGAAGTAGAGAACATGGTGGCATCGACTGGCCTGGTTAACCCG AGTGACTTTTCTCAAGGAGGGGGTGCCATGGAGCAGGGGGGTGAGAAG GGTAACGTTTCCCAAGAAGAGGGCGCCATAGAGCAGAGGGGTGACGAG CTGTGGAACagcagtttcactgtgtttcTCAGAAGTCAAGTGACAGTAACATGA